One Parageobacillus sp. KH3-4 genomic region harbors:
- a CDS encoding DUF350 domain-containing protein, with product MSSFWENEIVKIAANFSVAVLCMVVFLAIFELVTKYKNWEEIQKGNVAVAMATGGKIFGIANIFRYALRHHESLLAMIGWGIYGFILLLVAYFIYEFLTPKFNIDEEIAKDNRAVGLISMVISIGLSFVIGEGIR from the coding sequence ATGAGTTCGTTTTGGGAAAACGAAATCGTAAAAATCGCCGCAAATTTTAGTGTGGCTGTTTTATGCATGGTCGTGTTTTTAGCGATATTTGAGCTAGTGACAAAATACAAAAATTGGGAGGAAATCCAAAAAGGAAATGTGGCGGTGGCGATGGCGACCGGCGGAAAAATTTTCGGCATCGCCAATATTTTCCGCTATGCTCTCCGCCATCATGAATCACTGCTGGCGATGATCGGCTGGGGAATATACGGCTTTATTTTGCTGTTGGTCGCATATTTCATTTATGAATTTCTTACTCCGAAATTTAATATCGATGAGGAAATCGCCAAAGACAATCGCGCTGTCGGGCTGATTTCCATGGTTATTTCTATCGGCTTGTCGTTTGTCATTGGCGAAGGAATTCGGTAA
- a CDS encoding long-chain-fatty-acid--CoA ligase: MEKTWLAHYPPEIPHRLDYPNKTLPDYLRKTAAEFGGHDAIYFLGKTLTFREVYEQALTLANYLRQIGLKKGDRVSIMLPNCPQAVVSYYGVLLAGGIVVQTNPLYTEHELEYQLNDSGATVLITLDMLYPKAAKAKAKANVKHLIITSMKDYLPTVKKWLYPLMQRKQGQPAAVKVEERSDQHLFSKIMSRPNITEPNVAIDPVEDIALLQYTGGTTGVPKAAMLTHRNLIANTLMCAHWMYRCGKGTESILGILPFFHVYGMTTIMNLAIVQAYKMILLPRFDAETTLKMIEKLRPTLFPGAPTMYIALLNHPNLSQYDLSSIKVCISGSAPLPVEVQEKFEKVTGGKMIEGYGLTEASPVTHSNFVWDGERVKGSIGVPWPDTEAKIVSLETGEEAKVNEIGELVVRGPQVMKGYWNQPHETENVLRGGWLYTGDIGYMDERGYFYIVDRKKDIIIASGYNIYPREVEEVLYEHPKVQEAVVVGVPDKYRGETVKAFVVLKQGEQCTEEELDQFMRSRLASYKVPRMYEFRKELPKTAVGKILRRALLEEEMKKNNESV; this comes from the coding sequence ATGGAGAAAACATGGCTTGCTCATTATCCGCCGGAAATCCCGCATCGCCTTGATTATCCTAATAAAACGTTGCCTGATTACTTGCGGAAGACGGCAGCGGAATTCGGCGGGCATGATGCGATTTATTTTTTGGGGAAAACGCTTACGTTTCGCGAAGTTTATGAACAGGCGCTCACATTGGCGAATTATTTGCGGCAGATCGGATTGAAAAAAGGCGATCGCGTCTCCATTATGCTGCCAAACTGCCCGCAAGCGGTTGTCAGCTATTACGGGGTGTTATTGGCGGGCGGCATTGTCGTGCAGACGAATCCGCTTTATACGGAGCACGAATTGGAGTATCAGCTGAACGACAGCGGTGCGACGGTGCTCATTACGCTTGACATGCTTTATCCGAAAGCGGCGAAAGCAAAAGCGAAGGCAAATGTAAAGCATCTAATCATTACAAGCATGAAAGACTATTTGCCGACGGTCAAAAAATGGCTGTATCCGCTCATGCAACGGAAGCAGGGGCAGCCAGCGGCTGTCAAAGTGGAAGAGCGGAGCGACCAGCATTTATTTTCCAAAATAATGTCGCGTCCGAACATAACGGAGCCAAACGTAGCGATCGACCCCGTTGAAGATATCGCGCTATTGCAGTATACTGGCGGGACGACCGGCGTGCCAAAGGCAGCCATGCTTACGCACCGAAATTTGATTGCCAACACGTTGATGTGTGCCCATTGGATGTATCGATGCGGAAAAGGAACGGAGTCGATTTTAGGAATATTACCGTTTTTTCACGTGTATGGCATGACAACGATCATGAATTTAGCGATCGTGCAAGCATATAAAATGATTCTTTTACCGCGATTCGATGCGGAAACAACATTAAAAATGATTGAAAAGCTGAGACCGACGTTGTTTCCTGGAGCGCCGACGATGTATATTGCGCTATTAAACCATCCGAATTTGTCGCAGTATGACTTGTCTTCCATCAAAGTATGCATTAGCGGATCAGCGCCGTTGCCGGTTGAAGTACAAGAAAAATTTGAAAAAGTGACTGGCGGAAAAATGATTGAAGGGTACGGATTAACAGAAGCCTCTCCTGTTACTCACAGCAATTTTGTGTGGGACGGAGAACGGGTAAAAGGAAGCATCGGCGTGCCATGGCCGGATACGGAAGCGAAAATCGTGTCCTTGGAAACGGGCGAGGAAGCAAAGGTGAACGAAATCGGCGAACTCGTTGTCCGCGGGCCGCAAGTCATGAAAGGATATTGGAATCAGCCGCATGAAACGGAGAATGTTTTGCGCGGCGGGTGGCTATATACGGGAGATATCGGTTATATGGATGAACGCGGCTATTTTTATATCGTCGACCGTAAAAAAGACATTATTATTGCAAGCGGTTACAATATTTATCCACGCGAAGTGGAGGAAGTGCTATATGAGCATCCGAAAGTGCAGGAAGCGGTAGTCGTTGGCGTTCCAGACAAATACCGCGGAGAAACGGTCAAAGCGTTTGTCGTTCTTAAACAAGGAGAACAATGTACGGAAGAGGAATTGGATCAATTTATGAGAAGCAGATTGGCGTCATATAAAGTGCCGCGCATGTATGAGTTCCGCAAAGAACTGCCAAAAACAGCGGTTGGGAAAATTTTGCGACGAGCATTGCTCGAGGAAGAAATGAAAAAGAATAACGAATCGGTTTAG
- a CDS encoding TetR/AcrR family transcriptional regulator yields MRRDKPKFKQIIDAAVVVIAEHGYHQAQVSKIAKQAGVADGTIYLYFKNKEDILISLFQEKMGSFIEKIEQEIAGISSPLEKLYVLVKKHFESLAQDHHLAVVTQLELRQSNKELRQRINEVLKRYLRIIDEIVKEGIEKGEFRRDLDIRLTRQMIFGAIDETVTTWVMNEQKYDLVALAKPVYELLTKGCASS; encoded by the coding sequence TTGAGAAGAGATAAGCCGAAATTTAAGCAAATCATCGATGCAGCGGTAGTAGTCATTGCTGAACATGGCTATCATCAAGCACAAGTATCGAAAATCGCCAAACAGGCGGGGGTCGCAGACGGAACGATTTATCTTTATTTTAAAAATAAAGAAGACATTCTGATATCGCTGTTTCAAGAAAAAATGGGCTCCTTTATCGAGAAAATCGAACAGGAGATAGCAGGAATTTCGAGCCCTTTAGAGAAATTGTACGTATTAGTCAAGAAGCATTTTGAATCACTGGCGCAAGATCATCACTTAGCCGTCGTTACTCAATTAGAGCTGCGTCAATCGAATAAAGAATTGCGACAGCGGATTAATGAAGTGTTAAAAAGATATTTGCGCATTATTGATGAAATTGTGAAGGAAGGGATCGAAAAAGGCGAGTTTCGCCGTGATTTAGATATTCGCCTGACAAGGCAAATGATTTTTGGAGCGATTGACGAGACGGTGACGACATGGGTAATGAACGAGCAAAAGTATGATCTAGTCGCATTAGCGAAGCCGGTTTACGAATTATTAACAAAAGGTTGCGCATCTTCTTAG
- a CDS encoding enoyl-CoA hydratase: protein MEFFRVHKEKFVADVTFSRPPANALSSAVLKELSSLLDELEEDENVRVVLLHGEGRFFSAGADIKEFTSIKSSEEAVKLSRAGQQVMERIEQFAKPVIAAVHGAALGGGLELAMSCHIRIVSDNAKLGLPELQLGIIPGFAGTQRLPRYVGFGKAAEMMWTSEPIAGTEAVQWGLANRAVPEEQLLKEAKELAKKIAQKSPISIRATLRLLNSFKEKPFQEAVREEAELFGSVFTTEDAKEGVQAFIEKRPPTFRGK, encoded by the coding sequence ATGGAATTTTTTCGCGTTCATAAAGAAAAGTTTGTCGCGGACGTAACGTTTTCCCGTCCTCCGGCAAATGCTCTTTCATCCGCTGTTTTGAAAGAGCTTTCATCATTGTTGGATGAGCTGGAGGAGGATGAAAATGTCCGCGTCGTGCTTCTTCATGGTGAGGGGAGATTTTTCTCGGCCGGTGCCGATATTAAAGAATTTACATCCATAAAATCTAGCGAAGAGGCCGTAAAGCTGTCAAGAGCTGGTCAGCAAGTGATGGAGCGCATCGAGCAGTTTGCAAAACCTGTGATTGCAGCAGTCCATGGCGCGGCGTTAGGCGGCGGATTGGAGCTGGCGATGAGCTGCCACATTCGCATTGTTTCCGACAACGCCAAACTCGGCCTGCCGGAACTGCAGCTTGGCATTATACCTGGCTTTGCCGGAACCCAGCGGCTTCCTCGCTACGTCGGCTTCGGCAAAGCAGCCGAGATGATGTGGACGAGCGAACCGATTGCCGGAACGGAAGCGGTGCAATGGGGCTTGGCAAACAGGGCGGTGCCGGAAGAACAACTGTTGAAGGAAGCAAAAGAACTGGCGAAAAAAATCGCGCAAAAAAGCCCGATTTCGATTCGCGCGACATTGCGGCTTTTAAACTCTTTTAAAGAAAAACCGTTCCAAGAAGCGGTGCGTGAGGAAGCTGAACTGTTTGGAAGTGTGTTTACGACAGAAGACGCGAAAGAAGGAGTGCAGGCGTTTATCGAAAAACGCCCGCCAACCTTTCGAGGCAAATAG